Proteins found in one Prochlorothrix hollandica PCC 9006 = CALU 1027 genomic segment:
- a CDS encoding CBS domain-containing protein, whose amino-acid sequence MTPLLQDPKLLPAIQTDVLQVAYDRPVLEVILTMYQAHSSYALVVEAGKPLGIFTERDLVAIANQPWDLRNQAIGEIMTHPVISLSENSDHTLFSLLALLQDSHIRHLPITSSSGHLLGIITLHSLRQILEPADLLQMRRVGDLNLRVPLTILPTADLAAVAHLMASHRRSCVIVIDSPSTEHPWRMNTITPLGIITERDIVQFMAMELDLRDIPAQAVMSSPLIPVYGEMTLWDVKTLMERHHIRRLVVLGENQGLVGIITQTDLMHALDPLEMLRTIAALRDSERQKTQALRTSQASLAAAQRVARVGSWQLNLKSQVFEGFEETLAIFGLDPQLTSISHAQLQALMGPDDRALWQQTLAEASRHQQCFQVDFRICRPDGTLRYVEARGEPLFEGDRSMALDKLQSPDVFFGTLLDITSRKVAAIALEEKEQFLRSIYEGADVGIVIVAVQDQNPRFIYQRANPTYERLTYIKEAQIWGKEPQDLWDPITAQQAVTHYQRCLDSGDRVTYEECRIIQGQELCWLTTLSPLRTSQGRINQIIVTISNITAQKQREQALQFIVEGTAATTGQAFFRSCVYYLAKVLNLRYALVAQVVGSVGNAPPSPQPLQPQPVAHPVPHKVRTLAFWQGEDWAASEIYDVTNTPCGQTLQGDTCYYRDGVQAHFPQHPILQHWNVEGYLGIPLRHSHGEILGHLAVMHTEPLIQDSTQALILKIFAARAAAELERQTMEDALAVSEGQYRDLVQTVDCIILRCDTQGRIRFLNEYGQRFFGFSLGELQGRSVLGTIVPRTESSGRDLAFLMEDIYINPELYRSNDHENLKANGDRVWVSWRNRPVFNDQGDLLEMLSIGTDITAQKQAEEEMKRHNVQLQKATQEANAANRVKSEFLANMSHELRTPLNAILGFSQLLARDNNLTADHHKKLQIINNSGEHLLRLINDVLEMSKIEAGQTQITVTPCDLFSLLETLEQMFSLKTKAKGLVLSFSRTAEVPRSVLIDEGKLRQVLINLLGNAIKFTDRGSIHLRVSALLNPHVPSHVPLPRVTPAPTGSASPDPTCILIFEVEDTGPGIAPADQAAVFQSFVQSSSAVSSDAGTGLGLAISQRYVNLLGGEISVDSQVGQGTCFSFAVPAAVVAASLSAPVTQGQVLSLAPGQPSYRILVVEDRWESREFLVQLLRSTGFEVREASNGQEAIAQWEQWHPHLIFMDMRMPVMDGYEATRYIKSHLQGQATVIVALTASALEEERSLVLSAGCDDFMRKPFRETVLFDKIAQYLQVDYIRATPDRPQPRSSSEPTLAWDPAQVIAHLDSQWVAQLHAASKLADEEVTLHLLTSLGSDQSQLAATLQQWVEEFRYDLIMALTLPSLS is encoded by the coding sequence ATGACCCCTTTGCTTCAGGATCCCAAACTGTTGCCTGCTATCCAAACCGATGTGTTACAGGTTGCCTACGATCGCCCCGTTCTGGAGGTGATTTTGACCATGTACCAAGCCCACAGTAGCTATGCCTTGGTGGTGGAAGCGGGCAAGCCCCTGGGGATTTTCACCGAGCGGGATTTAGTGGCGATCGCCAACCAACCCTGGGATCTCCGCAATCAAGCCATTGGCGAGATCATGACCCATCCCGTCATCAGTTTGTCCGAGAACAGTGACCACACTCTTTTTTCCCTCCTAGCCCTGCTCCAAGACTCCCATATCCGCCACCTACCCATCACCAGCAGCAGCGGCCACCTCCTGGGGATCATCACCCTCCACAGTCTGCGACAAATTCTGGAACCCGCCGATCTGCTGCAAATGCGCCGAGTCGGGGATCTCAATCTTCGGGTGCCCCTGACGATTCTGCCCACTGCCGATTTAGCCGCCGTTGCCCACCTCATGGCTAGCCATCGCCGCAGTTGTGTGATCGTTATCGATTCCCCCAGCACAGAACACCCCTGGCGCATGAACACCATTACGCCCTTGGGGATTATCACCGAGCGGGATATTGTCCAATTTATGGCAATGGAACTGGATCTACGGGACATACCAGCCCAGGCGGTGATGAGTTCTCCCTTGATTCCCGTCTATGGGGAAATGACCCTGTGGGATGTGAAAACCTTAATGGAGCGCCACCACATTCGGCGCTTAGTGGTGTTGGGGGAAAACCAAGGCTTGGTGGGCATTATCACCCAAACGGACTTGATGCACGCCCTCGATCCCTTGGAAATGTTGCGCACGATCGCCGCCCTGCGGGACTCCGAACGGCAGAAAACCCAAGCACTGCGCACCAGTCAGGCCAGTTTAGCTGCCGCCCAGCGCGTAGCACGGGTTGGCAGTTGGCAGTTAAATCTAAAAAGCCAAGTCTTCGAGGGATTTGAAGAAACCTTAGCCATTTTTGGTTTAGATCCCCAGTTGACCTCCATCAGCCATGCTCAACTGCAAGCCTTGATGGGACCGGACGATCGCGCCCTCTGGCAACAAACCCTGGCGGAAGCCAGCCGCCATCAACAATGTTTCCAGGTGGACTTTCGCATCTGCCGCCCCGATGGCACCCTGCGCTATGTGGAAGCACGGGGAGAACCCCTGTTTGAGGGCGATCGATCCATGGCCCTGGATAAACTTCAGTCCCCTGACGTATTCTTTGGCACCCTTTTGGATATCACTAGCCGCAAAGTAGCGGCGATCGCCTTAGAGGAAAAGGAACAGTTTCTACGCAGTATCTATGAAGGGGCAGACGTGGGAATCGTCATTGTGGCGGTACAGGATCAAAACCCACGCTTTATTTACCAAAGGGCCAACCCCACCTATGAGCGCCTCACCTACATCAAGGAGGCACAGATCTGGGGCAAGGAACCCCAGGATCTTTGGGATCCGATCACAGCACAACAGGCCGTCACCCACTACCAACGCTGTTTGGACAGCGGCGATCGGGTGACCTACGAAGAATGTCGCATCATCCAAGGCCAAGAACTATGCTGGCTCACCACCCTTAGCCCCCTCCGCACGAGCCAGGGGCGCATTAACCAGATCATCGTCACCATTAGTAACATTACTGCCCAAAAACAGCGGGAGCAGGCGCTACAGTTCATTGTGGAGGGTACTGCCGCCACTACCGGCCAAGCCTTTTTCCGTTCCTGTGTCTATTACTTAGCGAAAGTCTTGAATCTACGCTATGCCCTCGTGGCCCAGGTCGTGGGTTCCGTCGGCAATGCCCCACCCTCCCCTCAACCCCTTCAGCCTCAGCCTGTTGCCCATCCCGTCCCCCATAAAGTGCGCACCCTAGCCTTTTGGCAGGGGGAAGATTGGGCCGCTTCAGAAATCTATGATGTGACCAATACCCCCTGTGGCCAAACCCTCCAGGGGGATACTTGCTATTACCGTGACGGGGTGCAAGCCCACTTTCCCCAGCACCCCATCCTCCAACACTGGAACGTAGAGGGGTATTTAGGCATTCCCCTCCGCCATTCCCATGGAGAGATTTTAGGCCATTTAGCGGTCATGCACACAGAACCCCTGATCCAGGACAGTACCCAAGCCCTAATTCTCAAGATCTTTGCGGCAAGGGCAGCGGCGGAGCTGGAGCGGCAAACCATGGAGGATGCTTTGGCCGTCAGTGAGGGGCAATACCGGGACTTGGTGCAAACCGTGGATTGTATTATTCTGCGCTGTGACACTCAAGGACGAATCCGGTTTTTGAATGAGTATGGTCAGCGTTTCTTCGGGTTTAGCCTAGGGGAATTACAGGGGCGATCGGTCTTAGGCACCATTGTTCCCAGGACGGAATCCTCCGGTCGCGACTTGGCTTTTTTGATGGAGGACATTTACATCAACCCTGAACTCTATCGCTCCAATGACCATGAAAACCTCAAGGCCAACGGCGATCGGGTGTGGGTTAGCTGGCGTAATCGACCGGTGTTTAATGATCAGGGTGACTTACTGGAAATGCTGTCCATCGGTACTGATATTACGGCTCAGAAACAGGCAGAAGAAGAAATGAAACGCCACAATGTCCAGTTGCAAAAGGCAACCCAAGAAGCCAATGCGGCTAATCGGGTTAAAAGCGAATTTCTAGCCAACATGAGCCATGAGCTACGCACTCCCCTCAATGCTATCTTAGGCTTTAGTCAACTGTTAGCGCGGGATAATAATTTAACCGCAGATCACCATAAAAAGCTGCAAATCATCAACAACAGTGGTGAGCATTTGCTGCGGCTGATTAATGATGTCCTGGAAATGTCCAAAATCGAAGCCGGTCAGACTCAAATTACCGTAACCCCCTGTGATCTCTTTAGTCTACTGGAAACCCTAGAGCAAATGTTTTCCCTGAAGACGAAGGCCAAGGGGTTAGTCCTGTCCTTTAGTCGCACGGCGGAGGTGCCCCGATCGGTGCTCATCGACGAAGGAAAATTGCGCCAAGTGCTGATTAACCTGTTGGGCAATGCCATTAAGTTTACCGATCGCGGTTCCATTCACCTGCGGGTCAGTGCCCTGCTTAATCCCCATGTTCCGTCCCATGTCCCGCTGCCCAGGGTAACCCCCGCCCCCACGGGTTCCGCCTCGCCTGACCCCACCTGCATTCTCATTTTTGAGGTGGAGGACACGGGTCCCGGCATTGCCCCAGCCGATCAAGCCGCTGTTTTCCAGTCCTTTGTCCAAAGCAGTTCAGCGGTGTCCTCCGATGCCGGTACGGGTCTAGGGTTGGCCATCAGTCAGCGGTATGTCAACCTGCTGGGGGGGGAGATTTCCGTAGACAGCCAGGTGGGCCAAGGCACCTGCTTTAGTTTTGCGGTTCCGGCGGCGGTAGTTGCGGCCTCCCTCTCAGCCCCCGTCACCCAGGGCCAGGTCCTGAGCCTAGCGCCGGGGCAACCCAGCTACCGGATTTTGGTGGTGGAAGATCGCTGGGAAAGTCGAGAATTTCTGGTGCAGTTGCTGCGCAGTACGGGATTTGAGGTGCGGGAAGCCAGTAATGGCCAAGAGGCGATCGCCCAGTGGGAGCAGTGGCACCCCCATCTGATTTTCATGGATATGCGGATGCCGGTGATGGATGGCTATGAGGCTACCCGCTATATTAAGTCCCATCTCCAGGGGCAGGCCACGGTCATTGTGGCCCTCACCGCCAGCGCCCTAGAGGAGGAGCGATCCCTGGTGCTGTCGGCGGGTTGTGATGACTTTATGCGCAAGCCCTTTCGGGAAACTGTGTTATTTGACAAAATTGCCCAGTATCTTCAGGTGGACTATATCCGGGCTACCCCCGATCGCCCTCAGCCCAGATCCTCCTCGGAACCCACCTTAGCCTGGGATCCAGCTCAAGTGATAGCCCACCTCGATTCCCAGTGGGTGGCCCAACTCCACGCAGCCTCCAAGCTGGCGGATGAGGAAGTGACCCTCCATCTGTTGACCAGTCTGGGTTCAGACCAGAGCCAACTGGCCGCGACCCTGCAACAATGGGTAGAGGAGTTCCGGTACGATCTGATCATGGCTCTGACCCTTCCCTCCCTGTCCTAG
- the pcrA gene encoding DNA helicase PcrA, with product MSTVAPFLSHLNPSQRRAVEHFCGPLLVVAGAGSGKTRALTYRVANLIRYHHVDPANILAVTFTNKAAKEMKERIERLFSQQVAEDEYGKPLSALPEREQVQLRSRVYKTYVKDLWVGTFHALCARILRFDIDKYKDDRGNTWTKQFSIFDESDAQTLVKSIVTGDLNLDSKTFEPRSVRYAISNAKNRGLSPEEFQQDQPNYRGRVIADVYGRYITKLAENNALDFDDLLLIPVRLFQQNESILGYWHHRFRHVLVDEYQDTNRTQYDLIRLLVTNGEPARTYGNWNQRSAFVVGDVDQSIYSFRAADFTILMEFQHDFGDGLDDKETQTLVKLEENYRSTENILQMANALIQNNSQRIDKVLRPTRGTGESIICHRADDEIAEAQYVVGQIRAMEQEHPDLNWRDFAILYRTNAQSRAFEEVLVQWAVPYSVVGGLRFYDRKEVKDILAYLRMVVNPCDTVSLLRIINTPRRGIGKTTIDRLVNAAQELNLPLWEVLVDEGLVKTYGGRSARGLTTFAQQLQQWQAVADDLPASALVQRVMEESGYVQDLISQGTDEADDRRKNLDELRNAALQFEDENEDAGLLTFLGSASLASDADSKDDLSNRVSLMTLHSSKGLEFPVVFLVGLEQGLFPNYRSMDDPAALEEERRLCYVGITRAQEQLFITHANARRLWGSREPAVPSLFLNELPQELVLGQLPHAGRRQRPPAPSRSAASSATRSPKTRPPARPAAPPHNWQVGEKVLHRAFGVGQITHVFGSGDKQSIAVRFPGSIGQKVLDPKLAPLDRLP from the coding sequence ATGTCTACCGTCGCCCCCTTTCTCAGCCACCTCAATCCCTCCCAGCGCCGTGCCGTGGAGCATTTTTGTGGTCCCCTGTTGGTGGTGGCGGGGGCAGGCTCTGGCAAAACCCGTGCCCTCACCTATCGGGTTGCCAACCTGATCCGCTATCACCATGTGGATCCCGCCAATATTCTAGCGGTCACCTTCACCAACAAAGCCGCTAAGGAAATGAAAGAACGCATCGAGCGGCTTTTTTCCCAACAGGTGGCGGAGGATGAGTATGGCAAACCCCTCTCGGCCCTACCGGAACGGGAGCAAGTTCAGTTGCGATCGCGGGTCTATAAAACCTATGTTAAAGATCTCTGGGTCGGCACCTTCCATGCCCTCTGTGCCCGCATTTTACGCTTTGACATTGATAAATACAAAGACGATCGCGGTAACACTTGGACCAAGCAGTTTTCCATTTTTGACGAATCCGATGCCCAAACCCTGGTGAAATCCATTGTCACCGGAGATCTCAACCTAGATTCCAAGACCTTTGAACCGCGATCGGTGCGCTATGCCATTAGTAACGCCAAAAACCGGGGCTTAAGTCCCGAAGAATTTCAGCAGGATCAGCCCAACTACCGAGGTCGAGTCATTGCCGATGTCTATGGCCGCTACATCACCAAGTTAGCGGAAAATAACGCCCTCGACTTTGACGATCTGCTCCTGATTCCAGTACGACTGTTTCAGCAAAATGAAAGCATTTTGGGCTATTGGCACCACCGTTTTCGCCATGTGTTAGTGGATGAATACCAGGACACCAACCGCACCCAGTATGATCTAATTCGCCTCTTGGTCACCAATGGGGAACCCGCCCGCACCTATGGTAATTGGAATCAGCGATCGGCTTTTGTGGTGGGTGATGTGGATCAATCCATTTACTCCTTTCGGGCCGCTGACTTCACCATTTTAATGGAGTTTCAACATGACTTTGGCGATGGCCTGGACGATAAGGAAACCCAAACCTTAGTTAAATTAGAAGAGAACTATCGCTCCACCGAAAACATTCTCCAGATGGCCAATGCCCTGATCCAAAATAATAGCCAACGCATTGATAAGGTGTTGCGACCCACCCGTGGTACCGGGGAAAGCATTATTTGTCACCGGGCCGATGATGAAATTGCTGAAGCCCAATATGTGGTGGGGCAAATTCGCGCCATGGAACAGGAACACCCCGACTTAAATTGGCGGGACTTTGCCATTTTATATCGTACTAATGCCCAATCCCGTGCTTTTGAGGAAGTGTTGGTTCAATGGGCTGTTCCTTACTCCGTGGTGGGGGGTCTGCGGTTTTACGATCGCAAAGAAGTCAAAGACATTCTGGCCTACTTACGCATGGTGGTGAACCCCTGCGACACTGTCAGCCTGTTGCGCATCATCAATACCCCCCGGCGGGGCATTGGCAAAACCACGATCGATCGCCTTGTCAATGCCGCCCAAGAACTCAATCTGCCCCTCTGGGAAGTCTTGGTCGATGAAGGGCTAGTCAAAACCTATGGAGGGCGATCGGCCCGAGGTCTCACCACCTTTGCTCAGCAACTCCAACAGTGGCAGGCAGTGGCCGATGATCTGCCCGCCTCGGCCTTAGTCCAACGGGTTATGGAAGAATCCGGCTATGTCCAAGACCTCATCAGCCAAGGAACAGATGAAGCCGACGATCGCCGCAAAAACCTAGATGAACTGCGCAATGCCGCCCTCCAATTTGAAGATGAAAATGAGGATGCCGGCCTGCTGACCTTCCTCGGCAGTGCTTCCCTGGCCTCCGATGCCGACAGCAAGGATGACCTGTCCAATCGCGTCTCCCTCATGACCCTCCATTCCTCCAAGGGGCTAGAGTTTCCCGTGGTGTTCCTGGTGGGGCTGGAGCAGGGGCTATTCCCCAACTATCGCTCCATGGATGACCCTGCCGCCCTGGAGGAGGAGCGCCGCCTCTGCTATGTGGGCATCACCCGCGCCCAGGAGCAACTGTTCATCACCCATGCCAACGCCCGCCGCCTCTGGGGTTCCCGGGAACCCGCCGTCCCCTCCCTATTCCTCAATGAACTGCCCCAGGAGTTGGTGCTGGGCCAATTGCCCCATGCCGGTCGCCGCCAACGCCCCCCTGCCCCTAGCCGCTCCGCTGCTAGCTCCGCAACCCGTTCCCCCAAAACCCGTCCCCCTGCCCGCCCCGCCGCCCCGCCCCACAACTGGCAGGTGGGGGAGAAGGTGCTGCACCGCGCCTTTGGAGTGGGCCAGATCACCCATGTCTTCGGCAGCGGTGACAAGCAATCGATCGCCGTCCGCTTCCCCGGCAGCATTGGCCAAAAGGTCCTAGACCCCAAGTTGGCCCCCCTCGATCGCCTCCCCTAA
- a CDS encoding DUF4129 domain-containing protein, whose amino-acid sequence MAAVDYQKNSLGWQWEQGTRRMGEWWEQRFSRLGDADLPDLSQWSSPEWLARGLFALIVGGLVGWLGWHLWKLLRPQWQRWRQRQGFYGPGAMAAPHPSADQLMRQAQHFQRQGDYQAACRALYLGFLQWLADRPQPHQSIPQQPSRTDGEYGQLLEPEPQAAAGQVLLKTHERLCFSSAQLTEADYRACEEAYGRYTQGRAD is encoded by the coding sequence ATGGCCGCAGTGGACTATCAGAAAAACAGCCTGGGGTGGCAGTGGGAACAGGGGACTCGGCGCATGGGGGAGTGGTGGGAACAGCGGTTTTCCCGGTTGGGGGATGCTGATCTGCCGGATTTGTCCCAGTGGTCTAGCCCAGAGTGGCTGGCGCGGGGACTGTTTGCCTTGATCGTGGGGGGATTGGTGGGCTGGTTGGGCTGGCACCTGTGGAAACTGCTGCGGCCCCAGTGGCAGCGCTGGCGACAACGCCAGGGGTTCTATGGCCCAGGGGCGATGGCTGCGCCCCACCCCAGTGCGGATCAGTTGATGCGCCAAGCCCAGCACTTCCAGCGTCAGGGAGACTATCAAGCTGCCTGTCGAGCTTTGTATTTGGGGTTTTTGCAATGGTTGGCCGATCGCCCCCAACCCCATCAATCCATTCCCCAACAGCCCAGCCGCACCGATGGGGAATATGGGCAACTGTTGGAACCGGAACCCCAGGCCGCTGCGGGGCAAGTATTGCTGAAAACCCATGAGCGTTTGTGTTTCAGCAGTGCCCAGTTGACGGAGGCAGACTACCGAGCCTGTGAGGAAGCCTATGGTCGGTATACCCAGGGGAGGGCGGACTAA
- a CDS encoding DUF4350 domain-containing protein, with protein sequence MQGGVMGGQLKGRIWAGVAIAGAVLAFVMVLWAPVQGSGNLRGSTYSLAPSGYGAWYAYMAERGTPVQRWEKSIDAWTETTPETTTTLIRINAQSPRDYDAYLDQQELEDWVATGHRLVVVGRSAPVTEAPFRTVHGTDQGTVVVETARRQSPGLDQEIVLGDGFGAIVTRTTLGEGQLVVINPPYLGANAYQGASGNFEFLAQVVSSGEGPVWVDEYLHGYQELEADAGATATESGDWIQYLLATPLGLILFQGLVALGLGVIARNRRFGVKLPLVSPVEDNTAAYVQALGGVLRKAESHDFVVQMLQQAELQQVCRRLGVVPPKGEAMPDRDALLQAWCDQTGGSAADLEPLLDPQGQQGGRRWTETQLLRWLATIAQVRRRLHL encoded by the coding sequence ATGCAGGGGGGTGTGATGGGGGGACAACTGAAGGGCAGGATCTGGGCGGGGGTGGCGATCGCCGGGGCGGTGCTAGCCTTCGTCATGGTGTTGTGGGCACCGGTCCAGGGGAGCGGCAACCTACGGGGTTCCACCTATAGTCTTGCCCCCAGTGGCTATGGAGCTTGGTATGCCTATATGGCGGAACGGGGAACGCCGGTTCAGCGTTGGGAGAAATCGATCGATGCCTGGACTGAAACAACTCCTGAGACGACTACGACATTAATACGCATTAACGCTCAATCTCCCCGCGACTATGATGCCTACTTGGATCAACAGGAACTGGAGGATTGGGTGGCGACAGGCCATCGGTTGGTGGTGGTGGGGCGATCGGCTCCAGTAACCGAGGCTCCCTTTCGTACAGTACATGGCACCGATCAGGGGACGGTGGTGGTGGAAACAGCTCGCCGTCAGTCCCCAGGTTTAGACCAGGAGATTGTGTTAGGGGATGGGTTTGGGGCGATCGTCACTCGCACTACCCTAGGTGAGGGGCAGTTGGTTGTGATCAATCCTCCCTATTTGGGGGCTAACGCTTACCAGGGTGCGTCGGGTAACTTTGAATTTCTGGCCCAGGTGGTGAGTTCAGGGGAGGGTCCAGTGTGGGTGGATGAGTATCTCCATGGTTACCAGGAACTGGAGGCAGACGCTGGGGCAACCGCCACGGAATCGGGGGATTGGATCCAGTATCTGCTGGCCACGCCCCTGGGATTGATCCTGTTCCAGGGACTGGTGGCCCTAGGCTTAGGGGTGATCGCCCGTAACCGCCGTTTTGGGGTCAAGCTGCCCCTGGTGTCGCCAGTGGAGGACAACACAGCGGCCTATGTTCAAGCCCTAGGGGGGGTGTTGCGCAAGGCGGAGAGCCATGACTTTGTGGTGCAGATGCTCCAGCAGGCGGAGTTACAGCAGGTGTGTCGCCGCTTGGGGGTTGTGCCGCCAAAGGGGGAGGCAATGCCCGATCGCGATGCCTTACTCCAAGCCTGGTGCGACCAAACCGGTGGGTCGGCGGCGGATCTGGAGCCGTTACTGGATCCCCAGGGGCAACAGGGGGGAAGACGATGGACGGAAACCCAGTTATTGCGCTGGTTGGCCACGATCGCCCAGGTGCGCCGCCGCTTGCATCTCTAA
- a CDS encoding DUF3352 domain-containing protein, with protein MSYGGKRILKVGAAALAIAATGAAGYWYFRLRPTALGDRDRLLGAAALLPSQALMATYVSTQDEPWSQWQSLDNPALQALVTEPLATLEQEVLGSRNLTYAADVQPWVNGVMLSLLPPMAVRSDGDFNLLLLVGIGDPLKAQAFARQLQEQPDTQLQTSDYQGVEVSALTLDDQTLYSAVLGNFLALSLERQSIEQTIDTFQGGDALGDQPGVTQALQGTLNLDNPVLQVYVPDYGALLNQLLVASPNAAPLPPETLSQLQQFGGVSAALALEDQGVRFQAVVKLDPSLEGVAFEPAPGQVLEHFPASTVALFNGQNLGSLWQTYVQQSEGNPQLALTLDNVRRRFQEFDLDPDRDLFSWMTGEFALGALPSSGGIMGQVGLGAALILDSNDRPTTEATLVKLDRLAERSNLQVQQSTTDAGQPLTQWILPEGFFQNEVLLGYGWLDGDSLFMGLGSSAVEAMTTPQTSGLQDSPAFQAVVTALPERNSGYFYLNVAGSEAQLSQSPLLGPLKQLPGETDLALQSLQSLGITTTQRDRHTSQIDLFVSLEPPATSTP; from the coding sequence GGCTGCTGCCCTGGCGATCGCCGCCACAGGGGCAGCGGGCTATTGGTATTTCCGTCTCCGTCCCACGGCCCTGGGCGATCGCGATCGCCTGTTGGGGGCCGCTGCCCTCCTACCGTCCCAAGCCCTCATGGCCACCTATGTCTCGACCCAGGACGAACCCTGGAGCCAGTGGCAATCCCTGGACAACCCGGCACTGCAAGCCCTAGTGACTGAACCCTTGGCCACCCTAGAGCAGGAGGTGCTGGGATCCCGGAACCTGACCTATGCCGCCGATGTTCAACCCTGGGTCAATGGGGTGATGCTGTCCCTGTTGCCCCCCATGGCGGTGCGGTCTGACGGGGATTTTAACCTGTTGCTGTTGGTGGGCATTGGTGATCCCCTCAAGGCCCAAGCCTTTGCTCGCCAGCTTCAGGAACAACCCGACACTCAACTGCAAACCAGTGACTATCAGGGGGTGGAGGTGTCGGCCCTCACCCTGGATGATCAGACCCTCTATAGTGCGGTACTGGGCAATTTTTTGGCCCTATCCCTGGAGCGACAATCCATTGAGCAAACGATCGACACCTTCCAAGGGGGAGATGCCCTGGGGGATCAACCAGGGGTAACCCAAGCCCTCCAGGGAACCCTCAACCTGGACAACCCGGTGCTCCAGGTCTATGTCCCCGACTATGGGGCGCTGCTGAACCAGTTATTGGTGGCTTCCCCCAATGCGGCCCCCTTGCCCCCCGAAACCCTGAGCCAGTTACAACAGTTTGGGGGGGTTAGTGCCGCCCTAGCCTTGGAGGATCAAGGGGTGCGCTTTCAGGCCGTGGTCAAGCTGGATCCCAGCCTGGAAGGGGTCGCCTTTGAGCCAGCCCCCGGTCAGGTCCTGGAGCATTTTCCCGCCTCCACCGTGGCCCTGTTCAATGGCCAAAATCTAGGGAGCCTCTGGCAAACCTATGTGCAACAGTCGGAGGGCAACCCCCAGTTGGCCCTAACCTTGGACAATGTGCGCCGTCGGTTCCAGGAATTTGATTTGGATCCCGATCGCGATCTCTTCAGTTGGATGACGGGGGAGTTTGCCCTGGGGGCACTGCCCAGCAGTGGCGGCATTATGGGCCAAGTGGGTCTGGGGGCTGCGTTGATCTTGGATAGCAACGATCGCCCCACCACCGAAGCCACCCTGGTCAAGCTCGATCGTCTGGCGGAACGCAGTAATCTCCAGGTGCAACAGTCCACCACTGACGCTGGCCAACCCCTGACCCAGTGGATCTTACCGGAAGGCTTTTTCCAAAATGAGGTGCTGTTGGGCTATGGCTGGCTGGATGGGGACTCCCTGTTTATGGGTCTCGGATCCAGCGCCGTGGAAGCCATGACCACCCCCCAAACCAGTGGTCTTCAGGATAGTCCCGCCTTCCAAGCTGTGGTTACTGCCTTGCCGGAGCGCAATTCTGGCTATTTTTACCTCAATGTGGCCGGTAGCGAGGCCCAACTCAGCCAAAGCCCCCTGCTGGGACCCCTCAAGCAACTCCCCGGCGAAACAGATTTGGCCCTGCAATCCCTCCAAAGCTTAGGGATCACCACCACTCAACGCGATCGCCACACCAGTCAAATCGATCTCTTTGTTTCCCTGGAACCCCCCGCTACGTCAACTCCCTAG